CATTTCTGGGGGAACAAAAATCAAAGAGGTGAAAAGAGTTTCTGGCAATTTCTTGCCACATTTGCATCGCGTATGAGCTTTTAAGAGTGAAGCTAAAGGTGATCGTGATGCTCACCGTCCGGCCGGTAGCGAAGGGAAGGCAACCGACTTGAGCTTCTTCTCCTCGGCAGCAGACAGACAGTTCTTGACTGTTTTCTCGAGCTGATCTTCGCACTTTTCTGAACCCCACTGAGGAACGTGACAATGGATGATGAAACGTGCTGCCATCCCATTGGCTTGGCTCACCGCCACTGCAGAGCAGAGGGAATACCAAACACTCTAGTCACAACAGAAACTTCTTACTTCAGGGGATTTCTTCCTGCTttcttgttttacttttaaagcttCTACACTTTTTGATCAAAGAATCAAAGGACTGAGGAAAATGAGTCATTATTTTGGACTGATTTTCCATCGTTTAAAGGACCCTATGAAATCTGTAGGGCTGCCGTCGACTAAAGGTTTTTCTGATTGACTATTAGTTgcataatgagcctttaattgcctacataggcTAATAAGCGCTCAAGTGCACACAAAAAGAGCTTGCCACAGCGCACCGGCTggtataataattatgaatttgTCAGGGAAAAACTGCGaagagactgcattaacgttttaataatttaatgataaactagtgctttcttttttttagatTAAGAGATGGAGTTGGcaacactgactcgtcatctctgCAGTAGTGGATGCGCCTGTGCATATTTCATACAAATGACATAAGCTGAGAATATGTTTTccatttgaaagtagacatttcactctctattcATGTCTGTTAGGCAAGTATACACATTTCAAAGTGGTTGAGTTTCTAAAGTTTCATACTCAAGTGTACCgagacagagacggcagaaagcgcatcctgtagTTTTTTCCTGTGACTAAGCACCTAATAagattttggtcgaccaagccactTCTCGTCAACTAACGCTTAGTCAACTATTGGCGGCATCCCTAGAAATCAGTttaattttttcccaaattccattttatttttgcaaattccattttttccattttattttatttaaatttttttcccaCAAATTTTTCTAGACTGTTATAAAGGTTAAAGCTGCTGTCCGTAACTTTTTTGTCTTAaaaatttttcaaaatgtatataataaggGTGAATCCACCTTGAATCCATTTTCCAAACCGTGTTTTTGGCTTGTCCTTAATCACTATAGTACACTTATAACAAGTGTTTATATTCGGActatttctgtcatgacaactctctgaaaagtttagcatggtaatggatatgacaatgttaatgtatttggtcttggcgaaatagatctgctacgctgctgctgtggaattgctgctgctgttggttattgtaGTATTTGTAGattactgctgctgctgctgcaagcaagtacagagcttgctactgccaaagcatatggcgatacggtgctgtgagtatttaagacatactgctgctgcacaaatagctcatagcagatctatacaagTGGAGccggggaaggtggagggttttagAGGAACTGCAAAATACACACTgcaaaatgcccaagtgaatgctaccagccatttaaatagctgcaagctcattggttgcgtatgcaacatgaaccaatcagcttgtgccaagttgtataactctgtgatatACAGAACAtgtaggattcatatttaaatagtatttttgcggcTTTATATTCACTGAGATCAGTTCATATCACATTTTGaattaagtgtactgacctacttttgattctgtgacattctgcgttataccgtaaattccgtttttatgccTGGATTACTCGATTTTGTCCACgtgatttttttcatgttttgttatgttgctgccttatgttaaactgctttaaattactttttttttctccacatcagtctacactccatacactataatggcaaagcaaaatcaGCATTGTCACACctttgtaaatgtattattttttgttgctgaagcacctttacagcctcaagtctttctgGGTAtaatgcgacaagctttgcacatcagcatttggcaaatATCTGCCAGGATGTTGGTCACCAGTCTAGGCAAAGCCTTTCTCCATGAATTGCTCAGactggccaggaggccagctctaggaaaatTTGTGGTTGTTTCAAATTTCTTCAATTAAGAGTAATACAGAGTATATGcgtctgtgaaccttcaatgcagcagatttttttctgaactcttctccagatgtgtggcttaatgaagtcctgtttctgagctctacaggaggttttttgacctcagggcttttttgctctgatatgcatttttagttttttaccttttattaagacatgtgtgcctttccaaatcatacccattcaattaaatttgccaccggttaacttcactcaaagtgtagtaacatctacaagtattatgagtgctcctgagctaaatttcaactgtcccagataagggtgtgaatacttatgcaatggaaacatttaagttttttatttttaataaatttgcatagATGTCTGCTTTGCATTAtagtgcatggagtgtagattgatgtggggaaaaggtcatttaaagcagttaaacataagacagcaacataaaatgtgaaaaaaatggaaaaaGCACTGTACTACTGAAGATTTAGCTAATTTCCATGACATTTCCAGGTGTGTAAATGATCACAAAATCCCTGGTATCACTAGGTTTCCATGACGGCTGTACTtttcagtatattaaaatatttaacaagGTCATTTCCTGCCCCTTTGAACACTGCTAGAGCACACGCACTAATTTGAGTCTGCTTTCTGTCTGCTTGTGTCtagaaagtgtgtgtgtttgatttCAACCTGATGCGACCTCCAAAGGACCCTGGCTTTTTCTCAGCTCCTTGACGGTCTCTAGGAAATCTTTTCCTCCTGCTTTCTCCAGAGCGTTACCTGTGTCACAGCATGGAAAAGAAATTACCTTTTCAGACACATCTCTTTAAATATTCAGGCAAATCGACACTCGCTACTGTTTTATCTTCTGGCAAATGTAATTGACAAGAGTTTAACAGTAGCTAACAGCAGTGTAATGCACTGACCGATTCCCTCTTTCAGATCAATCTCTGCGTTTGTGGGATTGATGATGCCCTCCACTTTGATCGTGCCGATTTTGCTGATTTCACTCTCTGTAAGGGACAGCTGATAAACAAACCACAGATAAATCATTACTGCACTGTAAAGCCTTAAAAAAGCCTGAATAATACTATAACAGGATTTTATAATCAAGAAGATTCTATCTAAAGTTtctatcacctttaaagttgtccaaatgaagttcttagcaatgcatattactaatcaaaaattaagttttaatatatttatggtaggaaatttacagaatatcttcatggaacatgatttttacttaatttcctaatgatttttggcataaaagaaaaattgataagtttgacccatacagtgtatttttggctattgctacaaatatacacatgctacttaaaactggttttgtggtccagggtcacatatattgtccAACTATTTTTTGATTCGACTATTAATTTAATCCAATACTGTAAAAATTAAAAGTGGAAATTATATGTAGGTAAATTACTAAATGTACTTTGCATTCGATGTTATACAAACTTTATGTGCTCTCTAAGtgttaaaataagcaaaaaacaaaaaactaattcaTGACAATGTGTGATAAGCAAAGCTCTTTCCACCTTTTGTCCAAGGAACAAGCTTTTCGCAGAGAGAATAGTAAATCCCTCTCCTGGTCCATCTTCCACTGTTGTGTTGGCATCTGCTTCTTTGTCATTCTCTGTGCTTTTCTGCATTGAAGAAACAGTTTTTTATTCTCACAAACAAagagacagaacaatagaacaacaTATGTATGACACTGTACGCACTTTGGGTTTGCGTcctggttttcctttgctcttTTTGCTGGGTTTCTTGATGGGTTTCCGGTTCTCCCTCTTCTCCGGAACGGTCACCTGAGTCTCCACCTTCACCTTGCCTCCTCTCTTCTTGGAGAGCAGCTCAGGGTGGATGCGAGGCAGGACGCCACCATTTGATATGGTCACCCCTCTGAGCAACTattcaaaaatatagaaaaccaAACTCATTAATGGGATTGCTATAAGGACTACAATTGTCAAACTGCAGATCCAAAAACATTTTGTGCAACTACACtactggtattttttttttaaatgaaaataagtctcttatgctttccaagggtgcatttatttgatacagtaaaaatagtaatattttgggAATGTTTAAAACACTTCTTttctattttagtttaaaaagtaatttattcctgtgatgcaaagtagactttttaagcatcattactcctgtcctcattgtcacatgataccgcagaaaccattctaatatgctgatttgatctagtgacatgtcagggccattttatgattaactgaaataaatttcttacgtacggttcctttaagtattgatttcttattttaaaaaagtcttatttaccccaaactttcaaatggcttcctatggaagcccatttccaccactgaataaaaataaaaaaggtaactgagactttttatctcacaattctgacttcgcaattgcgaatttacatcttgcaactctgacttttcttctcacaattgtgaaatataaactcacaattgcaagttctaaagtcagaagtgcgagatataaacttgcaattctgagaaataaagtcgcaattgcatgacataaactcaactgcaagttatagtcaaaattgcatgatataaacttgcaattgcgagttataaagtcagaatagtatgatataaacgtgcaattttgcgaaataaagtcagaattccataaTATAAACcgaactgcaagttataaagtcagaattgggtgatataaactcgcaattctgagaaacaaagtcgcaattgcatgatataaactcaattgaaagttataaagtcaaaattgcatgatataaactctcaattgtgagttataaggtgagaatttcaagatataaagtcacaattgcaagttataaagtcagaattgtgtgatataaactcgcaattctgagaaataaagtcgcagttgcattatataaactcaattggaagttataaagtcaaaattgcatgataaaaactctaaattgcgagttttaaattgagaattgcgtgatataaactcgcaatactgagaaataaagtcgcaattgcatgatataaactcatttgcaagttctaaagtcagaattgcatgatataaactcaattgtgagttttaaagtgagaattctgagatataaactcataattgcgagttctaaagtcagaattgtgtgatataaactcgcaattctgagaaataaagtcgcagttgcattatataaactcaattgcaagttataaagtcaaaattgcatgatataaattctaaattgcgagttttaaattgagaattacaagatataaactcgtaattctcagaaatgaagtcagaattgcgtgatataaactcgcaatactgagaaataaagtcgcaattgcatgatataaactctcaattgttagttataaagtgagaattgcgtgatataaacttgcaattttgagaaataaagtcggaattccaTAATATAAACTAAACTGCAAGTTCTAAAGTTAAAATTGCATGAAATTAACTTTCAATTGTAAGTTTTAAAGtgagaattccaagatataaactcgcaattctgtgaacatatcagtgttttttctcctcagaactggactttacaactcgcaattgcaagtttatatctcacaattctgtttttgggAATTGCAAAAcacaaacttgtaattgtgagaaaagtcagaattgtcagataaaaagtcacaattaccttttttattttttttttcagtggtggaaacaagcttccataggaaaccatttaaaagtttggggaaaatacattttttttaataagaaatcaatccttaaattaattacattgaaattaaaatgatcaaatgtgccaataaagacatttattatgttaaacAAAATTTCCACTTCAAATaaattgttcttttgaactttgtattcaataaaaaaaccctccaaaaaagtttccacaaaaatattaagcagcaaatcagcatagaaagatttctgaagaatcacgtgaAACTAAAGACTGGTTTTAAATCCcatgaataaatgacattttaaaatatattctaatagaaaacaattattttaaatagtaataatatgatttatatttcacaatattaccgactttgatcaaataaatgctgccttggtgcGCACAGAGACTTCAGAAACATTTAAAGTGTTGTTTTTGGACACAAAGAGTGTGCTAAACATTAACCCTACCCAACCTCACTCTATGTTAACATGTTATTCATTACCTGGTTGAGTTCTTCATCATTGGCCACTGCCAGCTTGATGTGTCGTGGGGTGATTCTCCCCTTCTTGTTGTCTCTTGCTGCATTTCCAGCCAACTCCAAGATCTCAGCTACAAAAACAGTGCGACAGAGACTCCGATAATTAAACCATTGCATAATGAcagatttgtttttgataaaacattACTTAATTCCACAACAAAGGAGAATCTGGCTTCCCACCTGCTAAGTACTCAATGACAGCTGCCATGTAGACGGGGGCGCCCATGCCAATGCGATACTTATGGGTTCCCGTGCGCAAGTAACGCATCATCCTCCCGACAGGAAAAATGACTCCTGCCCGGGAAGAACGGGACAGCTTGGTGATCTTTTTCTTTCCTCCTCTGGCTGACATCCTGCCTTTTCTGTGGAGAAAAATCAAATATTTCTTCCATCATTTTTTTGATCAAGAAAACAATCCATTCAGCAACACGCAATCAAAACATCATTCGTATGAGTGACAGAGCAGACCCACCTCCTCTTGACTCACAGTGCCACTGGATGGAGTACCTACAGATGAATCAAGACAAAATGATTCATTCATTAGCATCTCTGAATGTGACTGAACTCAGCAGTCTCCATCTGCTTCAACAGACGATGATCACAGACACACTCTTATCCATGTTAAATTAGTACAACAACAAAGCGAATACGTGGGCACATTAAAAAGTTCATCTCATACTCATCTGACTTTcaatgacaaaaacaaacaaaaagttagTTTGGTTGACTCAGATCTGCAAATTTGTGTTGATTTATAACCAAAAACTAAAATCGAAATATCAAATATTGATCTCTTAGCTGAATTCAAATGAACACAAACTTCAAAGCTGAAGGTGTGCAGTGTTGCGGGAAAATAAAGTACAACTACAGTCCAAGTTTTGTTCAAAATAGACAAAAACTACCTAGAAGACCTACTATTTCCAATGAGATTCTTAAGTGTGCATACTACGGACACTTTAATATCACACGAGGCCACAGGAGACGTAGGTCACGTGATAATAACAACATGGCAAATGTAGTACGTCCATTTTATATTCATAATAGTGGTCACGAagttacaaaacattaaaaataagcaCCTACTCAAGAGAGCATACGATTTCAGACTCAGTCTTGGCACCATCTAGTGAATAAaaatgggtatgaatacttaagGCCAAAGTATACTTCAGTTTTGACGCAAATATTTACTGTATGCCTACAGCCAATCGCACAGCCTTTCAAAGAAGACTGATATGTACTATGATGGTAATAAAATCTATAATTTGTgctttattattactattattagggTACAACAAGTagcctttgatattattttcctctaaaacactagatggcagaaaaaaTTTGGGCTTTTCAAAATACACGTGCAAATTTGGCTGAtccttttttaaaatattgtagatttaagtagcaaacgaGAATCGCTAAAATTGTACAATCTATTTAGAGACAAAAGTCTTAGTAATGATTTTCaattttgtttaagataattaaagcaacagtttttaaagaacgaaagaatatgtaaaagtatagtatttggggtaaaaagcacccctgctgttggggctaaaaggcacatgataattaacataattaatAGATGGCTGACTTTtcaatttgttgacatgacattgttagatccagatggtaaatatcatatattatgttgggtgtccatcttagagataatataaattaaatcatataataaaatatgattggttgttactactgtaaatctatattaaattattttggaATTTTCTTTAATCCTTTCAGGatctttactttttaaaatgattttgtatctgtattttaaaatatgtttttttttatattaacatattttaatgacagtacatttacagaacaaaaaataattgctttatcaaaataagcattaaatagtacaaactttACTAAAGTGAGGCAAGGagtcacaaagtgctttacaataaaatataactaaaactGTACAAATACCACAAAAATTCAATAACAACCAAACCAATAACCTaatttgtatcaatactgtgcACCTTTTGCCTCATGCTGGTGAGCCTTTTACCATGTGTGTGGGGTCCCCCTTTGCCACCTCAtataagatttttaaacaaaataaacgacttgtttgctttattttcacacaaaatctgttcaATACAAACGTATATATTTTTTCTGCAACCATAGATTTTGGGCAGAGTGAAAAGCACAATTTTTCTTAtggtgtgcctttagccccgttgtaccctactattattattactattctgCAGTATGCATAAAATACTTAATGGTTAAAAGCACACAAGTCCCCaggtaaaaacagcaataaacaGGTAAGATATATAGAGATTTATTACTTATGTAAGTTACGTAAATGGGAGAAAGATATCCAAGTAGTccagaataggacaatatttgtccgagatacaactatttgaaaatctgagggtgcaaacaaaaatcAAACTATTGAgaaaacctttaaagttgtgcaaatgaattcttagctatgcatattactaatcaaaaattaagtttttatatatttgcggtagaaaatgtacaaaatatctttatttattatCCTTAATGATTTCTACAATTATCCATGCTACTCAAGAatagttttgtgatccagggtcacatataaactgtAACTTGGATTTCTAATTAATACGTTTTTATAAATTAATGCCCTTGCTGTGTTTGTCTTACTGTCCAATCTGTCAAcacaacatttatttgataaatagccACTTATTAGCAGGAAAATGTACATCTCAGTGGTcaatattgaagaaaaaaaaaaagcttagtttttttttttttttttgcatgaattGTGACCTGGACATGTTCTTCGCAGGTTTCATAAGATTTAACTTACCCATATAAAAATGGATCATAAGCTGTAAGTTCACAGCATGCTATGAGGTTTTTATTTATGTAGACAAATGCacactttttttattcatttatttattttgttcacTAAAAGAAGGCATTAAAAACCCACACCATTTATCCTAACACAAATATGACCCATGGTCTGCGAATGGCATTCCGACTGTGAAGTAGCGCGTCGACAGACGAGAGAGAGCTCTCTCGGCACAGCCTGCAGCGACCCCGCACTGCCATCGCAAATTAAAGGCGCAGCGCTTGTTTTAAGATAAACAACGGACATTCATAAACACGGGGCGCGATTCCTCCCGGCTATAAAAAGTTTCGCCTCAAATATGTGTGACAAAAGACCCGCCTCCTGCCAGCAACAGCACGTTAACACCATTATATTCAGTCGGGATGCGGTACGTGATCGAGAGGCCGTCGCGGAATCCGCGATTCAAAGCGTACGATCAAAGGCCTCGCCTTAACTTCGCTGCTCCTCCGTCATACGCGCACAAAACACGGACATGTTTGCTTTCCAAACACATTAGATCGTGCACAAATGCATATCCTCGGTTTTCAACCCCGCTCCTCCCACATCAACTCACCCCCATTTTGTTTTCACCTCGTTGTATTTACATACATTAAAACACCCGATCTAGATCTCAAGCGAGTGATGCGTTTCAACGCGACGCGACACAACTGTAACGTTGTTGTTATAATCAACGCATCTGCAAGCGAGCCGCGTTCGGCTTGGGTTTTTCAAAACGCGAACGCTGTCGTTTCGTCGCGTACAGTGTGCTCGAGTCGTTTTCGCATGCATCGCATCGCCCGCTTATCAACTCAATATCTCGTGCCAATATTTACCTGTTTGTTCTCTACAAATGCGTCATGTACGAAATATATCTGTCCTCTGACAGGCGCAAATAAGGAGGAGTTCCTGGTCTTATTCCTTTTCCCTGTCCTTGTGTGCTGAGCCTCTGCTgttccttaaaaaaaattacagagagagagagagagaccgcgAAAAACTACAGCAGCCAGTACCACCGTACTGTCGATGGAGGCAGGCTTTAGGCTGCTGCTGCttctcatttaaaaaacattacattcaaGATATGAAATACATTAGAGCGCGGCCAATGCAATTCGTGCTAAATGCATCTATAAGGGATATTATGTGGATATAATGCATTATCAAGCCATCGTTTCTCATTTTAAGAGGCGGTTGGGAGCAGCATGCAAAAATAATTCGTCACAGACAGCTGCAGGTGACTGGGAGATTGATACTTACTGTAAAAATCTCTCTTCACCTGGTCTCTACGCGATGGCTAGTTGAtcttcattcattttcacatgaatagACTCTCTCCTGGCGCCTAATGAACTTGCACTTTGAAAAATTTACCTCACGTAGACACGACACTAATCGTTCCCTTGAGTTAGGATTGCTATGTATCTGGTCGGTTTTATAGGAATTTCTGGTTAATGCAAAATCTAATGTGGCTCGAATAATGGCCTGTTTCAATTGCGTTTAGTGTCTGCAAAATCTGTGCTAGACTAAACTGGTTCTACAGAGGGCAGTCATAGATCAGAATTCAGATGTGGTGCTGTGTTGTTGTGGTCCGGTAGGGGGCGGTATTGTATTATGTTAGGATATGTTTTGCTAGGCCCGTCTTTGCTTTGGGACGAACACTAATACAATATTGATATTTAGtgtactctaccagtcaaaagtttttgaacagtaagatttttcatgttttttttaaagaagcctgcatttatttgatccaaaatacagcaaaagcagtaatactgtgaaatattactatttaatataactgctttgtatttaaatatattttaaaatgcaattcattactccagtcttcagtgtcacacgatccttcagaaatcattctaatatgctgattttgctgttcaagaaacattattagtagtagtattattatcaatatttaaaaaaaaaatttttcaggattttttgatgtatagaaagatccaaagatcagtatttatctgaaataaaaagccttaATAAGCTGTAATATTATGCACTATACCAAgacagtatatatttttattttattattattattattatttttgctttacattgatcaaaagtgatgagacatttataatgtta
Above is a genomic segment from Garra rufa chromosome 2, GarRuf1.0, whole genome shotgun sequence containing:
- the macroh2a2 gene encoding core histone macro-H2A.2, whose translation is MSARGGKKKITKLSRSSRAGVIFPVGRMMRYLRTGTHKYRIGMGAPVYMAAVIEYLAAEILELAGNAARDNKKGRITPRHIKLAVANDEELNQLLRGVTISNGGVLPRIHPELLSKKRGGKVKVETQVTVPEKRENRKPIKKPSKKSKGKPGRKPKKSTENDKEADANTTVEDGPGEGFTILSAKSLFLGQKLSLTESEISKIGTIKVEGIINPTNAEIDLKEGIGNALEKAGGKDFLETVKELRKSQGPLEVASVAVSQANGMAARFIIHCHVPQWGSEKCEDQLEKTVKNCLSAAEEKKLKSVAFPSLPAGRNGFPKQTAAQLILKAISNHFVSATTSSLKNIYFVLFDSESIGIYLQEMAKMDAK